The DNA sequence AGCTCGGCGATCGCGCTCATCCTGGCCGTGGCCACGATGCTCGTCGCCGGTGTGTCGTACCTGGTCACCCGGCGCATCCAAACGGACTGAGGAGCCGACATGACCACCGTGCTGACGCCGGCCGCACCCGCGCCGCCGGCCGCGGCGCCCGGCCGGATCCGGCGCATCGGGCGGCGGATCGCGAGCCCGTGGACCTACGCCGCGCTGATCGCGATCCTGGCCGGCTCGGCGTTCCCCGTGTACTGGTCGTTCGTCGTCTCCTCGCAGACGACGGAGGCGGTCGGGAGCGTGCCGCCCGTGCTCGTGCCCGGCGGGCACCTGTTCGAGAACATCGCCCGCGTCTTCGACGAGACGAACTTCGCGCTGGCGCTGGGGAACTCGCTGATCGTCGCGGGCACGATCACCGTGTCCGTGGTGCTGTTCTCGACGCTCGCCGGGTTCGCCTTCGCCAAGCTGAAATTCCGCGGGCGGACGTTCCTGCTGCTGCTCGTGGTCGCCACCCAGGCGATCCCGACCGAGCTCGGCGTCGTCCCGCTCTACATGATGATGGCCGACTTCGGCTGGGCCGGGCAGCTGCAGGCGGTGATCGTGCCCGGGCTCGTCACCGCGTTCGGCGTGTTCTTCATGCGCCAGTACTTCGAACGCGCGCTGCCGCTGGAGCTGCTGGAAGCCGGGCGGATGGACGGCTGCGGCTCGCTGCGGCTGTTCTGGCACGTGGCGCTGCCCGCCGCCCGCCCGGCCGCGGCGGTGCTCGGGCTGTTCACGTTCATGCAGGCGTGGAACGACTTCTTCTGGCCGCTGGTGGTGCTGGTGCCGGAGAACCCGACGGTTCAGACCGCACTGTCCAGCCTGGCCAGTGGCTACACCACCGACTACACGCTCGTGCTCACCGCCGCGACCATCGGCACCGTCCCCGTCCTCCTCGTGTTCCTGCTGTTCGGCCGCCAGATCGTCGGCGGCATCATGCAGGGCGCGCTCAAGGGCTGACCTCCCGGAGATCACCGTGACCACCAGTTTCCCGCCCGGTTTCCGCTGGGGCGTCGCCACTTCGGCGTTCCAGATCGAGGGCGCCACCACCGCGGACGGCCGCGGACCGTCCATCTGGGACACCTTCGCCGCGGTCCCCGGCGCGGTGGCGGGCGGCGACACCGGGGAGCCGGCGGCGGACCACTACCACCGCTGGCCCCAGGACCTCGCCCTGCTCGCCGGCCTCGGCGTGGACGCCTACCGGTTCTCGGTGTCGTGGCCGCGCGTGCAGCCCTCCGGCCGCGGCCGCGTCGAACGCCGCGGGCTCGACTTCTACCGGCGGCTCGTGGAAGGGCTGCGGGAGAAGGGGATCGAGCCGTTCCTGACGCTTTACCACTGGGACCTGCCCCAGGCGCTGGAGGACGAAGGCGGCTGGCGGTCCCGCGACACGGCGTT is a window from the Amycolatopsis sp. cg9 genome containing:
- a CDS encoding carbohydrate ABC transporter permease — its product is MTTVLTPAAPAPPAAAPGRIRRIGRRIASPWTYAALIAILAGSAFPVYWSFVVSSQTTEAVGSVPPVLVPGGHLFENIARVFDETNFALALGNSLIVAGTITVSVVLFSTLAGFAFAKLKFRGRTFLLLLVVATQAIPTELGVVPLYMMMADFGWAGQLQAVIVPGLVTAFGVFFMRQYFERALPLELLEAGRMDGCGSLRLFWHVALPAARPAAAVLGLFTFMQAWNDFFWPLVVLVPENPTVQTALSSLASGYTTDYTLVLTAATIGTVPVLLVFLLFGRQIVGGIMQGALKG